In Caretta caretta isolate rCarCar2 chromosome 20, rCarCar1.hap1, whole genome shotgun sequence, a single window of DNA contains:
- the BCDIN3D gene encoding RNA 5'-monophosphate methyltransferase: protein MAAPMSEGAEGIPSGSEPGAAPFGNFPNYSRFHPPEGRVRLLPPALLGRLFPAGPSPLLGLDVGCNSGELSVALYRHLLGLQENEASPDQPVVGKILNLLCCDIDAALIERAERCSPFPGSISYATLDVMDTGARELFLSSYLSRFSRSTFDIGFCMSVTMWIHLNHGDDGLVEFLSYLSSLCKYLLIEPQPWKCYRAAARRLRKLGRNDFDHFRSLAINGDMAERITQILTEDGAMELVCCFGSTSWDRSLLLFKSKRVTQKQL from the exons ATGGCGGCCCCCATGAGTGAGGGGGCCGAGGGGATACCCAGCGGCTCCGAGCCCGGGGCGGCCCCCTTCGGGAACTTCCCCAATTACTCCCGCTTCCACCCGCCCGAGGGCCGCGTCCGCCTCCTGCCGCCGGCGCTGCTGGGGCGGCTCTTCCCCGCGGGGCCCTCCCCGCTGCTGGGGCTGGACGTCGGCTGCAACTCGGGG GAGCTAAGTGTTGCTCTGTACAGACACCTCCTTGGTCTTCAGGAGAACGAGGCCAGCCCTGATCAGCCTGTTGTTGGAAAGATCCTGAACCTCCTGTGCTGTGATATCGATGCAGCACTGATCGAGAGAGCTGAGCGATGCAGTCCCTTTCCTGGGTCCATCTCCTATGCCACCCTGGATGTCATGGATACTGGCGCCCGGGAGTTATTCTTGAGCTCCTATCTGAGCAGGTTCAGCCGTTCCACCTTTGACATTGGCTTTTGTATGTCAGTGACCATGTGGATCCACCTGAACCACGGGGATGATGGCCTGGTGGAGTTCTTATCTTACCTTTCATCTCTGTGCAAGTACCTGCTTATTGAACCCCAGCCGTGGAAGTGTTATAGAGCAGCCGCCCGGCGCCTCCGGAAGCTGGGTAGGAATGATTTTGACCACTTCCGCTCTCTTGCTATCAACGGGGACATGGCAGAGAGGATAACCCAGATCTTAACTGAGGACGGTGCCATGGAACTGGTGTGCTGCTTTGGAAGCACAAGCTGGGACAGGAGTCTCTTGCTTTTTAAATCAAAGAGAGTGACTCAAAAGCAACTCTGA